TCGGTGTAGCTGATGCCCGCGTCGGAGTTAAGCCGCCGGGCGACGGCCTCCTTCGCGATCATCTTGTTGACCCGGAAGTGCTTGCCGATGTCCCGCAGGAACTCGATGGCCGACAGGCCCTGGGTCCAGTCCAGGTTGTTGACCATGACGGCGGCGTGCGGGCCGTCGAAGTGCAGCAGGGGCTCGATCTGAGCGCGCAGCCGCTCCACCCAGCCCGCCACGACCTCCGGCGCGTTCAGCGTGCGCTCGGCCGTCGGCTTCGGGTCGCCGATGAGACCCGTGGCACCCCCGACCAGCGCCAGCGGCCGGTTCCCGGCCTCCTGGATGCGGCGCATCGTGAGGATCTGCACCAGGTTGCCGAGGTGCAGGCTGGGCGCGGTCGGGTCGAAGCCGCAATAGAACGTGACGGGGCCGTCCGCGAACGCCTTGCGCAGTGCGTCCTCGTCCGTGGAGAGGGCGATGAGCCCCCGCCACTTCAGCTCGTCGACGATGTCCGTCACGGTTCTCGTGTCTCCTCGGTGATCTTCGGGCAGCCGGGTGACAGCCCGACTACGAACGCCTACGAGGTTATACGCCCTGACTGACAGAGCTCATATTGAAATCCGGGATCCGCAGCGCCGGCATCGCGGCCCGGGTGAACCAGTCGCCCCACTCGCGCGGCAGCGTCTTCTCGGTGCGGCCCGCCTCCGTGGCCCGCCGCAGCAGGTCCACCGGCGACTCGTTGAACCGGAAGTTGTTCACCTGCCCGGTCACCTCGCCGTTCTCCACGAGGTAGACACCGTCCCGGGTCAGACCCGTGAGCAGCAGTGTCGCCGGGTCGACCTCGCGGATGTACCACAGGCAGGTCAGCAGCAGCCCGCGCTCGGTGCCCGCGACCATCTCCTCCAGCGAGCGGCCGTCACCGCCGTCCAGGATCAGGTTCCCGAGCACGGGGGCGACCGGCAGCCCGGTCAGGCCCGCGCTGTGCCGGGTGGTCGTCAGATGCCTGAGCACACCCTCGCTGATCCACTCCGTCGAATGGGTCGGCAGCCCGTTGTCGAACACGGACTGGTCGCCGCCGGAGGAGTGGGCGACCACGAACGGCGGGCACTCCAGGCCCGGCTCGTTCGGGTCGCTGCGCAGGGTCAGCGGCAGCTCGGCGAGCTTCTCGCCGACGCGCGTGCCCCCGCCCGGCCTGGAGAACACGGTCCGGCCCTCGGCCGCGTCCCGGCCCGACGCCGACCACAGCTGGTAGATCAGCAGGTCCGCCACGGCCGTGGGCGGCAGCAGCGTCTCGTAGCGCCCCGCGGGCAGCTCCACGCGCCGCTCGGCCCAGCCGAGGCGTACGGCCAGTTCGGCGTCGAGCGCGCCCGGGTCGATGTCCTTGAAGTCCCGGGTGGAGCGGCCCGCCCAGGCCGAGCGCGTACGGTCGGGCGACTTGGCGTTCAGCTCCAGCGTGCCGGTGGGCTGGTCGTGCCGCAGGCGCAGCCCGGTGGACGTACCCAGGTATGTCGACACCAGCTCGTGGTTGGCGAAGCCGTACAGCTCACGGCCGCCCGCACGCGCGCGTGCGAACGCCTCGCCCAGCGCCGGCGCGAAGTCGGCGAACACCGCGGAGGAGGTCTCGGCCGGCGCGTCCGCGAAGTCCGGCGACTGCGGCACATCGCCGACCAGCGGCTGCGCGTCCTCGGCGGGCCCGGCACCGCGCGCGGCGGTCTCGGCGGCCCGCACCAGCGGCTCCAGCTCCTGCGCGGTGACCGCCGACCGCGAGACGACACCGGAGGCGGTGCCCTCCTTGCCGTCCACGGTCGCGATCACGGTGAGCGTACGACCGCGGGTCACACCGTTCGTGGTGAGCGCGTTGCCCGCCCAGCGCAGGTTCGCGGTGGAGTGCTCGTCGGCGATGACGACACAGCCGTCGGCCCGGGACAGCGCCAGCGCCTGCTCGACGATCTCGTGCGGCTTGTGGGTACGGGCGCTCATCGACCGGCCTCCTGGGTCGTGTTGAGGATGTTGACGGACCTGAAGACGGCGGACGGGCAGCCGTGCGACACGGAGGCCACCTGTCCGGGCTGGGCCTTGCCGCAGTTGAACGCGCCGCCGAGGACGTACGTCTGCGGACCGCCGACGGCGGCCATCGAGCCCCAGAAGTCGGTCGTGTTCGCCTGGTAGGCCACGTCCTTCAGCTGCCCGGTGATACGCCCGTTCTCGATCCTGAAGAAGCGCTGCCCGGTGAATTGGAAGTTCACCGCAGGGTCAGGGGGCATACCTCCCTGATCGGCGTTTGTGCAGGTCAGGCGGTTATTCACGGTCTGCCCTCAATCCCTGTTCATACCCGTTGAAACCGGACTGTACGGGGTCTGGTGATGACTTGGTGTCGACTTCCGAAGGGCGCCTCGGGGTATCCGAGGTTGGCTTTGAAGGCCGCGTTGTGGATCAGGGCAGAGACTACCCAGCAGACGCGGGGGCCGGGGGTGCAATTCTTGCCTCGGAGGGGAAGCCATCTCTGGTCTGACCAGCTGGTTCGGGGTGATGATCAAGCTCTGGGCGTCATGGAAAACGTCCGCTGGAAGCGGCTCCGGAGTCATCTAGGTGCGGTACCTTGTGTCGCCGCAGCGGGAGCTTTCTAGCACCCGTACGACACTGGAGGGCCCGAGTCGGGCAGCACCCCGAATCAGACCCTCCAGCGCAGTTCCCGAGCCCGGTCGCGTAGCAGTCGGCCGGGCTCGCTGCATGTGCAGCTCCCGAGCGACCGTCCCGTGTTTTGGTGAGGCCGTTACTGCATGAACTGCCCCACGGTGGCGATGATCGCCACGATCAACCCCGCTGCCGCCAGGTAGACCTGCCAACGTTCGGCGTCCGACCAACTGCGCGTACGGGGCTTGGCCGGGTGTCGATCAAGCACTATTCCTCCTCGTTCCTCTCGGCGAGGCCACGAGGATGCCATGGGTACCCCGCCGCCCGGCACTGGAACTAAACCATTGGTCTGAGCTTTTCTTGAGGTTGGAGGGGGCCCGTATTCGGTGGCCTTGCGCGCACGCGCATGCGCGCGTGAGGCGCTGGTGCCGGTTGTGCAGCACAGCCAGGAACAGTTGACGAGGGTGACGACGCGTTCTCCCGCCCCGCGTTGGCAATGCTTCCGCATCGGATTCCATCGCTCGCCCGCATGCACATGCAGCGGTGGCCGTACGCTCGAATCATGAGTGCCGACATTGGCAAGCGGCTTCAGGACGTACGCAAGCGACGCGGCATGACGCAGCGTCAGCTAGCGAGCGAGTCAGGCGTGTCCCTGTCCTTGATCCGGAAGCTGGAGCAAGGGGAACGGGCTGACACACGCCTGGAGACTGCGCGTCGGCTGGCACAGGCGCTGCGGGTGCCTACGACGAACCTCATTGCTGATCACGAGGACGATCCCGAGACGGCGCCTGGCGCTGATGATCGTTGGGAGGCTGTCCGGCGTGCGCTCGTGGCGCCGGTGCGGGCTGACGGGGTCACGGAAGAGCCGACTGTCGGCGGCGTGCGGGACGCCATGGAATCGGCTCTGCCGCTTTTCTCGGGTGATCGTTTCGCAGAGCTGAGCGTGATCCTTCCCCCCTTGCTGCGGGACGCTGACCTGATCGCCGAGAGTGGCTCGGAGGGGCGGGCCGTACGCGTCCGGCTCTCACAGCTCACAGGCTGGCTGCTCACCCAGACTCGGCAGTTCGAGGCGGCTGACATCGCGCTGTCCCGGTCGCTGGAGGAGTCGTCGGATCGGCTTCAGGCGGCGGCGACGGTGAGCACACAGTGCTGGCTCTTGCTGCGGCGCGGTCGGCTGTCTGAGGCGCGGGAGCTGGCAACGCGGTGGGCGGATGAGGTCGAGCCTCGTATTTCGCGGGCGACCCCGGCGGAGCTGAGCGCCTGGGGCTGGCTGCTGTTGCGGGCCTCCGCTGCTGCGATCCGGGACAACCGGTCTGGGGAGGCCGAAGACGCGTTGCGCTACGCCAACTCGGCGGCGGTCGCGATGGGGCGGGAGTTTGCTCCGCGCGACGACTTCTTGCAGGCGTTCGGGCCGGTCACGGTGGCTCTGAAGCGGGCCGAGAATGCCATGATCGTCGACAAGCCGGACTTGGTGCTCAAGCTCTCGCAGCGCATCCCGACCAGTGGCATGCGGCCCACCTCCAACAACCGCAACCGTCACCTCCTGGACGTGGCGGAGGCGCATGTCCGCTCCCGTGACTACGCGAAGACGGTTGAGGTCTTGCAGGGCATCCGTGCGGACGCTCCACAGTGGCTGCCTAACCAACGCTACGCGCGGGACATCTTCGGCCGAGTGATCGCGCGTCGGCGCACCCTCACGCAGGAGATGCGGGACCTGGCTGACGCGATCGGCGTACCGGTGTGACTCGGCGTGGCACTTCGGGCTGGCCCTTCATCAAAGTGCCATTGAGGTGTGTTCCTGCCGTTACATAGCGTCATATGCATGGCGACCCAAGGTAGAGCAGCAGAGACAGCTGTCCGTGAGTGCATGACCACGGCCGACGCCGACGCGCGTCAGTGGGAGTACACGACCTACGCCCCGGCCGGTGAAACGTGCCCGGCATGCGGTGTGCCGATCAAGACCCTTGAGAGCTGCCGCCGGGGGTTGCTGGCTCGTCGGGACTCGTCTCCGAGCGTGGCCTACTGGCACACGGCTTGCGCACCGAAGGGGGCGGGACAGTGATCCCTATGGAGATCTACAGGAGCAGCAAGCGGGCCGCTGCTGACGCGCATGAGGCGCTGGTCCAGGCATTGCTGGCGATTGGGATTCCGAGGCGGGATCTTGGCTGGCTGGCTCCGCGCGTGGCGCCGGACGGGCGTCCGATGGTGGCTATGGGGACGTGGAACGCTGATGTGGTGCAGAAGGTAGCGGCGCATCTGATGGCGTCACCTGCGCGTGTCGAGACCGCGCCAGACGGCTGTGTCGTGGCCGATCACGCCCGTGTGACACAGGACGAATGACCCCGGCTCGCTGAGGACGGCGAATCAAGGCTCAGCGAGTCGGCTGCCCCGTCTGTGACCCCTCCCCCTCCCCCGGGTCTCGGACGGGGCTCTGTGCCGTCTGGGCGTGTGGTGTCGTGATGGCGCGCTGTGGGCACGCCGCCGGCCGGAGTGGATTTTGGGCTGGAGCTGCCATGGGGCGAGTGAACAGGGGGCCTTACGCTCGCCAGCGGATCGGGCAGTCTTTGGGACCTGCCCGCAATAGCCCGATCGGCCCCCTGTTCTTCGAGGCTCGCCCCATGGTGGCTGCCTAAAATCCTCTACGGCCGTCGGCCCCAGCCACAGAGGGTTTGCGCGGTGGCCTGTTCTGGGGGAACGAGGGTGAGCGCGCCGGACGTAGCGGGCCGGTGAACACGGTGGGCCGGATCGGCGCTGTGGGCGTCTGGAGGGCGTGAGCCACGGTGAATGAGTACACGGGGCGGGTCGGGCAAGGTGGGCTGTGAGGAGCTGGCTCGCGCTCTCTGGTCGCCTGGTATGCGCCGGGGCGGTGGCGCCCCGGACCGGACCGGCCGAAGGCCGCATGCCGGGCCGGGGTGCGGCAAGCCGCCCCGGCGGCGCGCCGTGGCGCGCCTGGAGGAAGTGAAGACAGCTTCCGACACCTGTCCTGCACCGCTGCCCGCTCCCGCTTCCCGGTGTGCGCATGGTCCGGGGCGCATCCGGCTGACCAGGCTCCTCAGACAACCCGGTACGGTCCCCACCGGTACGGTCCCCATGGGGTTCTCTCCGGCCACGCCTCAAGTGCTCTGCCTGCGGCGGTAATTCGTTGGCGTCCCCGGGGTGCCTCTGGGATCATGGGTGTTCGAGCGACGAGCCTTCTTTCAGCGAATCTCAGACACAGACATAGACACAGACTTTCTTCAGCAGATATCACGCCTTCAGCCTTCTTCTGCCTTCTCTGTCTTCGTTCTCTCTCACGCTGCCTCGACACCCGCTCTCATTTCAGACACTGCATCAATTCAAGCCAAGTCAAAGCCAAGGAGATTTCAGACATGACTCACGCCTGCGTCTCTGCTCGCGCTCCTCCCTGTCCGTCCGTTTTGGAGGTGCCCTGTGTTCAACACCTCGCACGAGGTGACCACTTCAAATAGCCGCTCCGCTGAGCTGGAGCGTGAAAAGCGTTTGCGGATGCTCTCCGATGCTGATCGGGACATCATCCGTCTGGCCAACGACCCCCTGTTTCCGCGCTGGCTGGAGCAGATCAGAGCCATTGGGGGTTGTGCCCATCCGATCTATCTGTCTGGCTCCACGGTCACCCGCGATGCGCTGACGGGTGAGCTGATCTCTTCCTATTCGACTGCTGGGGAGCCGGGTGAGCGGCTGGCCGTGCGCTGCCGTAACCGCCGCGCGTCGGTCTGTGAGCCGTGCTCCTACCTGCATGCGGGCGACACCTATCAGCTGATCCGCGCGGGCCTGTCCGGTGGCAAGAACGTGCCCGGTGCGGTGCGTAATCAGCCCCGTTTGTTCGTCACGCTGACGGCGCCCTCATTCGGGTCAGTCCATCGCTTCCTCGATGGTGAGCGATGCCGACCGCGCCGGGACGGCGGAGAGTGCGAACACGGGCGTCCGGTCGGCTGCGGCCTGGTGCACGCCGAGAATGACACGGCGCTGGGCCGTCCGCTGTGCGCGGACTGCTACGACCACGTGGCCCATGTGCTGTGGCACGCGCACGCCGGGCGCCTGTGGGACCGGTTCACCACCGCCGTACGGCGTCACCTCGCCTCCGCCGCAGGGATCCCGCGCTCCAAGCTCCGTGACCACCTGGTGGTGTCCTTCGCCAAGGTCGCCGAGTACCAGAAGCGCGCAGCCATCCACTTCCACGGGGTGGTACGCCTCGATGGTCCGGCAGGCCCCGGCGACCCTTCCCCCGACTGGGCCACGGCCCAACTGCTCACCGACGCCGTACACACGGCTGCGCAATCGGCGAACGTGCGCGTCCCGGGATCGGACGCCTACGGAACCGAACTCCTCGCCTTCGGCACACAGTTGGCCGTACGGCCCATCTGGTCCTTCGCCGACGACGAGGGACCCACCGATGACGCGGTCGCTGCCTACGTGGCCAAGTACGTCTCCAAGGGAACGGCCGAAACCGGTGCCGGACTGGACTACCGCGTCACCAGCCTGGACGACATCCACGCAGCCGTCGTCACATCGCACGTGGGGGCCCTGATGGCTACGTGCTGGCGCCTTGGCGGCCTGCCGGAACTGGAACGCCTCCGGCTGCGCTCCTGGGCTCACACGCTCGGCTACCGGGGCCACATCCTCACCAAATCCCGCCGCTACTCCACCACGTACACGGCCCTTCGCGAGGAACGGGCCGAGTACCGGCGTGGCGATACGGACCCGACCGACAGTCCTGCCGTCGTCACGGACTCGAACTGGCGCTACGTCGGCTCCGGCTACACCGCCGGCGCTGCCCTGGTCGCTGCCGGGATCGCAGAAGACCACGTCATGAGCCGCCAACTGGCCCGGGAAGCGATAGAGGACGAGGGGCGGGGGTGGGAGCTGTGAGGGGTGGCAGCAACCTGCTCATGACGCCGGACGAGGCAGCCGCAGAACTCGGCGTGACGAAGCGGGTCCTCATGGACTCGTACCGGCGCTGGGGCATCCCGTTCCTCAAGGTCGGCAAGCATGTCCGCTTCCGAACTCGCGATCTGCACAACTGGGTTGAGGGGCGCATGCAGCGAGACTAGGCTGACTATCAGTCACCAACCAATCAACATGTGAGGGGTTAACAAGCGTGGCGACCATCAAGAAGGAAGACTGCACCTGCCCCCGGCGCAAGAAACCCACGTGCCCTCACAAGCCGTACCGGGTGACGTACCGGGAGCCCGGGGGTAGGGCAGGCAAGCCGCGACAGGTGTCCTTCAAGAAGCTCGAAGACGCGGAAGCGTTCGCGGTCAAGGTTGAGCGGGACAAGGACTTGGGGACCTATATCAATCCCAAGGCAGGACAACGGACGTTCCAGCAGGTCTGGCACGAGTGGGTTGAGGCGGGAACTCTGGAAGAGTCCTCGAAAAGGAATTACCAGAGCGTCTACGACAACCACTACGGGCCATTCTTCGGGAACAAACCAATCGGCAGTATCACGCCGACAACCATCCTGGAATGGGAGGCGGACCAGAAGGAGCGCGGCTACAAGGAAACCGGAATCAATGGACGCAAGAACGTCCTCTCATCCGTCTTCAACTATGCGGTAGCAGCCGAGATCATTGGCCG
Above is a genomic segment from Streptomyces fodineus containing:
- a CDS encoding helix-turn-helix domain-containing protein, producing the protein MSADIGKRLQDVRKRRGMTQRQLASESGVSLSLIRKLEQGERADTRLETARRLAQALRVPTTNLIADHEDDPETAPGADDRWEAVRRALVAPVRADGVTEEPTVGGVRDAMESALPLFSGDRFAELSVILPPLLRDADLIAESGSEGRAVRVRLSQLTGWLLTQTRQFEAADIALSRSLEESSDRLQAAATVSTQCWLLLRRGRLSEARELATRWADEVEPRISRATPAELSAWGWLLLRASAAAIRDNRSGEAEDALRYANSAAVAMGREFAPRDDFLQAFGPVTVALKRAENAMIVDKPDLVLKLSQRIPTSGMRPTSNNRNRHLLDVAEAHVRSRDYAKTVEVLQGIRADAPQWLPNQRYARDIFGRVIARRRTLTQEMRDLADAIGVPV
- a CDS encoding replication initiator, encoding MFNTSHEVTTSNSRSAELEREKRLRMLSDADRDIIRLANDPLFPRWLEQIRAIGGCAHPIYLSGSTVTRDALTGELISSYSTAGEPGERLAVRCRNRRASVCEPCSYLHAGDTYQLIRAGLSGGKNVPGAVRNQPRLFVTLTAPSFGSVHRFLDGERCRPRRDGGECEHGRPVGCGLVHAENDTALGRPLCADCYDHVAHVLWHAHAGRLWDRFTTAVRRHLASAAGIPRSKLRDHLVVSFAKVAEYQKRAAIHFHGVVRLDGPAGPGDPSPDWATAQLLTDAVHTAAQSANVRVPGSDAYGTELLAFGTQLAVRPIWSFADDEGPTDDAVAAYVAKYVSKGTAETGAGLDYRVTSLDDIHAAVVTSHVGALMATCWRLGGLPELERLRLRSWAHTLGYRGHILTKSRRYSTTYTALREERAEYRRGDTDPTDSPAVVTDSNWRYVGSGYTAGAALVAAGIAEDHVMSRQLAREAIEDEGRGWEL
- a CDS encoding helix-turn-helix domain-containing protein — protein: MRGGSNLLMTPDEAAAELGVTKRVLMDSYRRWGIPFLKVGKHVRFRTRDLHNWVEGRMQRD
- a CDS encoding TldD/PmbA family protein, with the protein product MSARTHKPHEIVEQALALSRADGCVVIADEHSTANLRWAGNALTTNGVTRGRTLTVIATVDGKEGTASGVVSRSAVTAQELEPLVRAAETAARGAGPAEDAQPLVGDVPQSPDFADAPAETSSAVFADFAPALGEAFARARAGGRELYGFANHELVSTYLGTSTGLRLRHDQPTGTLELNAKSPDRTRSAWAGRSTRDFKDIDPGALDAELAVRLGWAERRVELPAGRYETLLPPTAVADLLIYQLWSASGRDAAEGRTVFSRPGGGTRVGEKLAELPLTLRSDPNEPGLECPPFVVAHSSGGDQSVFDNGLPTHSTEWISEGVLRHLTTTRHSAGLTGLPVAPVLGNLILDGGDGRSLEEMVAGTERGLLLTCLWYIREVDPATLLLTGLTRDGVYLVENGEVTGQVNNFRFNESPVDLLRRATEAGRTEKTLPREWGDWFTRAAMPALRIPDFNMSSVSQGV